Proteins encoded together in one Chloroflexota bacterium window:
- the sfsA gene encoding DNA/RNA nuclease SfsA: protein MRLPPLLPARFVRRDNRFRATIEIDGRPAAAHVPNSGRLSELFVPGTPIWVSRASTQGRKTAYDLRLVAYANTLVSIDARLPAPLLAEAWREGRLSPFTECEELEQEVRSGHSRLDLRLWRAGEPYWVEAKSVTLVEDGVALFPDAPTSRGARHLEELIRLRQEGARAAVIFVVQRSDAHAFAPNAAADPTFTRTLSAAADAGVEVWAFTCRVSLTEITLDRAIPVRLDDISQGPH from the coding sequence ATGAGACTGCCTCCCCTGCTCCCCGCCCGATTCGTGCGTCGGGACAACCGCTTCCGGGCCACCATCGAGATCGATGGGCGTCCGGCCGCGGCCCACGTCCCCAACTCCGGCCGATTGAGCGAGCTTTTCGTGCCGGGGACCCCGATCTGGGTGAGCCGGGCCTCCACCCAGGGACGCAAGACCGCATACGACCTCCGGCTGGTGGCCTACGCGAACACCCTGGTCTCCATCGACGCCCGCCTGCCCGCCCCGCTGCTGGCCGAAGCCTGGCGGGAGGGACGGTTGTCCCCGTTCACCGAGTGCGAGGAACTGGAACAAGAGGTGCGATCAGGCCACAGCCGGCTGGACCTGCGCCTGTGGAGGGCAGGAGAGCCCTATTGGGTGGAGGCGAAGTCGGTCACCCTGGTCGAGGATGGCGTGGCGCTGTTCCCCGACGCGCCCACATCGCGCGGTGCTCGCCACCTGGAGGAGCTGATCCGACTGCGACAGGAGGGCGCCCGGGCGGCGGTCATCTTCGTCGTGCAGCGATCGGACGCCCACGCCTTTGCCCCCAACGCGGCGGCCGACCCGACCTTTACCCGCACGCTGAGCGCGGCGGCCGACGCGGGCGTGGAGGTCTGGGCGTTCACATGCCGGGTGAGCCTGACGGAGATCACGCTGGATCGAGCGATCCCGGTGCGCCTGGACGATATCTCCCAGGGTCCGCATTAA